The Lycorma delicatula isolate Av1 chromosome 2, ASM4794821v1, whole genome shotgun sequence DNA window atatatatatatatatatatatatatatatacacacatacacacacacacacacacacacacacacatgcatgcacacacacacaagattttACTGATGTGGTTTATTTTATACTGGCTTTTATTTCTTAATCCAATATAAGActtgactttattttttatatatatatataaaaaaagataggtTCAAAAAGTTGCCAGAAATgcctcaaatttaaaataatactcattataaggaaatgttttttatttttacattgactTCACGATATAACTGCATCATATGTTTTCTGATTCACTTCATATACAACAATGCTAAAACTGTTTGTGTCATATCATGTATGTTACAGTGAAAAATATCAACAATTTAACAATGCACAAATatcaaattttgcttaaaaaatcacAGTCTGAGACATTAATGCTGCTGGAACAAGCTTACGGACAATTGGGAGTGAAAAAAGCAGCATTCTTTGGCTTAAGCATTTTGGTGTGGCCATATAGGTGTTGAAGATAACATTTGTAGCAAGGGCCCATCTATCttgacaaatgaagaaaatacAGAACATATTGAAAATGTTGTTCAAAGTAATACAAGAAAAACTGTCAAAGAAATAGCATCAATAGTTGGGATATCAGTCAAAAGTTACCATAGTATTCTCTGTAAAGACCTGAACGTGTACCACATCTACTTATTgttccaaaaatgttattttagtcaCACAGAAACTCGCAAGACCGGCTTGAGACCTCATCCCTAAAGCTGATCAAGGTTAAAACAGGAAATGAAACATGGTGACTTTTATATGATCCATAGACGAAATGCCcagattttaaagtaaaaattaacatcatCTCTGCAgtcacagaaattttttttggataggaCTAAAGGAAATATTACATTGGAAGTATTCACTATCAATTCGTTTACAGAATTCAGTAAAAAGGAAATTGCCTAATAAATGGAAAACAAATAATTGGATTCTTTTGCGTGAAATGTACCATCACATTTATCCATGCTTGTCAGAGAATATGGTAGATCTACCTTCGCATTGTCCTTCCTGATTTGGCAATGCCAATGACATGATGGCCAATGCAACAAAGCAACTGAGAATGATATATCAGAATTAGCTTCAGGAATGTGTCCAACAACACCCATTGGCAAAAGTGTGTGGCAGGTGATGGAAATTAACTCATAAAACTTTTTCATGTCAGcagtcttttaaaaataaactaattccgGAAACATTTTGAACCTACTACCTTCTACAAGATAATTGTTATTCTACATAgccatattaatataatttgaataacatctgctattattgttgtttttttttattgtatgctgGAGaagtttttatcttattaatcttttgttttcaGAACAAACTACCTgttattttgataagaaaaaaaaaatatatttatttatatatcgatttatttgtaatgaataaatttgctactgtttataatttttgtataaatggcAGTACTATTCTTTATTGTAACTGAAAAAGTTTGGACCTGATGTTGCTGtttgttattacttataaatattagtCAAATTTTATGCATAGAGTgtgaaattctaattatttttttttttttaataggaaattaaTTGAGCATATGAATTTACATGGATTTCAAGAAACTGAAGGATACAATTCTAAAGATGGAAGAATatcatcaaagaaaaattatgctgaggtagaatgtaataaatttattaatgttatttcagACCTTCCAAACATGtcaaaccttttcttttttttttgttctaaattattaaaataaaaaatttgataatacatttttaaaaactgaattcatGGATTCAAAAAGTAAGAATGTTTacctttattaagtttttatgaatGTTTCCTTGTCATCAGTTAATAAATGTGTTCTTTACAAAAAGAAAGTTTAACTGTTCCTTTAACAAATCTCTGAACAGAATAAGAACAGGACATGGATAGTACAATATGTTGTAATAATGGATGGCCTTTGTCAAATTAATTGAAAGTTGAACATATGCTTATAAACTAAACAACAAAAGGTGCTCATCTAACCATGAAACTACAGCTGAGATAGGGAAAATCACACTGttacttattacttatataaGAAAAGGTATTTCTAATTTTCCAAGAAATAAAGTAGATACAGATATACTTTGTAAATTTAGTTCATATACATAGTGGGTCAATACCCGTTCACATTAGTGGTGATAGACACATTGTGGGATGAAACACAGTCTGCTATCAAACACATATTCATTGAAGTGCGTtgattatttgtacttttttcctTTCCAATATTTCTTAAGTTATTCAGCCCAACAGTTTGCCTTGCTATGCAGTGGACCAGAATGTTATATCTATCATACTGTCCTAAGAGCCTTGGCTTTAAAATCTTGTAACTTGATTATAAGctattagttttaattacttaaatctaatatgtaatagtattaaaaccattatgtgtataatatatatatatatatgctaaaattataatttatttgtacttagAAACTGTCATAAGGAACTGTCTGCAGACGACTTCTTTGTCCATGTTAAGAATTCagcctaatttattaaaattggctGATGGTACATTTTAGAAACTATTTTGGTTGCTTTTTTGGAATCTCTCACtttctaattatattatgttataaatcaAACATTCTGTTTTCAAGCACCaacaaattcttattttactGTAGGCAGTAATGTATTATAATGGAAGTTATAGTATTATAGATAATAATGCACattagatgaatatttttaaagagggatatgaatatatattttacataaaaatatttctgctgTTATTAGTATTACAGAATACAAGTGAAAACtgatatagattattaaaaaacaagtatGTATGTTGGATATTGAATACAATTAATGCTTGGGAGCTCAGTTACAATAATTTTGCCTGGGGAGAAAATGTGAGATCTCAAAATCAGACAACAGCTTACTAATgtgaaatttatcattaatattattaatgaatctcCCCTGAgtattactcatcaaagtttagaaaggaTGAGAGCCACAATGTGTGAGAGTTGTACAGGTGATGTTGGATTGCTGAACCAACAACTGGTTTCTTGCTACCTACAACATTTAGTTGATAGTATAGTGCGTTGTACTCACTTCCTTTGCTGTGTTATTACCACTGCCAATACTATTTCAGACTCCCAAGCAccttgtgtttaaaaattaatattgtggttttaaagttatgtaatattgattaagttttacttacattgataaattatacgtgaaatgaaagagcaactcaaacagtttttcctataagtgttcaatgtgggGGACCATTCATGGAACACATCCAGCCAATAAAGAGTTCATACCATACTTTAGTCAGCATATATGGAGTAATTGATACTACAGCTGCTTCATTCCTGTGTCTCAAGTTGGTCAGCTGATAATGATGGCACATAcatttgatcctttataaaccccaaagaaaaaaattgcatggAATCAGATTGGGCAAATGTGGAGGTCACAGCAAGCAAGCCCTGTCATCAGATCCCCAGTGACCAATCCACAGTCAGGGAGAATTTCTTTCAACCAGTCACATACTGCGTTGTACCAATGAggaggtgcaccatcttgttaCTAAATAAAGTTTTGTGGTTCTTATTGCTGTTGAGGAAAGAGCCACAGTTGTAGCAAATCAATATGGTTCtttccagacacacttgcttccaCCAAAAAGAACGACCTGTAAACTTGTCAGGATATGGCacaaaaatcattcaattttgGGAAGTCTCATTCACACTACAATAttttgtgaggattttctgaCCCCCAGATATGCACATTaagagtgtttacttttccattaacatgaaatgtgaTTCGTCACCGAATACGACACAATGCATTGTGTCAAATAATGTCACGTGCATTATTTCATTTGTGAAGTTAGCatgcaaaccataatctgtagacTTTAGaacttgtaacagctgtaaacaatATGGATGCAGTTATAAGCATTTTCTTAAAACCCTCCACACAAACGTTGGAATTGCTAATTCGCAACCAGCCTTCTTaatggatttcctaggactatgCACAAAAGACTACACATTCAACTTTGTCTTTAGACACCCTCAGTCATCCTGTACTCTTcgctttacaaatacagccattagtttcaaattgtttataccatctatgaatgttattgtcactcgggaAATCACAACGGAACTTCAGAGGGAATGCATGTTGaatggtaattacagattcacactttgcaaactacAAAACACAGAAAGCTTTCTGTTTGGGGGGGAGGTTGCCATATTTGCTACTAGCACTTTCAAGTGGAAGGTCCAGGAAACAATTTATGAGCTtgcgcacagctaaaactgtttgagttgctctttcattttatgtataattaatcattGTACATGAAACTAGAGAAATATTACAgagctttaaaaccctgatattcattttgaaacatgcaGTAGAACTACTGCATGTTTATGTATTAACACTTtctaaactttcaaaaataaccCACTTCAGTCtgatatgaattcaaaaatatatctgaacttttattctgttaacagttattttcattttaattgagaACAACAAATTTTTTCAGCTCttcacaatttttgtttattcaagcAATGAAATAAGTAATTACATTTGTTTCTACATCTCGGTTGATTTAGATACTGACTAATAAATATGTTTCTTGTTTTAATACctagttaatttgatttaatttttgctCATTAAGCTAAATTCTTTACAAGATTAATTATGCACTCTCTATAAAATAGATGTTATCATATATATCACTGTAcatgtaaaaaatctaaaatacaccTGATATAACTGATACATTTGTTGAAACCTTGTTAAGTTGTGCTCATTCAACTTTCTAAAACTGGAATACTGtttaaacttttatgttttattaatattataaatataattaatataataattaacatataatttatgtaagtattttttaagtatttttatttatgtaattttttttttattccttgtgTTTAGAATGTGGATGCATCACCCACAAAGCGATACAAATGTAGTGGTTGCCCTTATGTCTCGAACAGCAAAAGTCAGTTCCTGTATCATAAACAGTTCCACAGACCTCGTAGTGCTCCATTTAAATGCACTATGTGCTCATATAATGTTACCAGAAGGCATTTGTTACATCAGCATTTGCGAGTCCATGGAATCCATGTTCCAACACAGAAGATAAAAGAATCAGGATTTGAAGAAATGGATGAAAACATGGATACTCCAGTTGAGATTAGCCCTCTTAACACCTCTAACTTACCAGAAATACCTCTTGTCTGGGTTTCAAAACTAGGTAATCTTACCAAAATGTTTAAATGCAGATACTGCCCTCATGTAAATATTCGTAAATCTAATATTCAAGAGCATGAAAAAATGCATGGCCAAAGAACCAAACCTGGTGCAGATGGAGATTCGAGCCCATCACATCAACAGCAACATCATTGTCCTGATTGTAATTATGTCTGCAATAATGCCGGTGTCTTATCTTCACATGCTAAAGTACACCAAGGACTTTTTGGTCAAGTTTGTAGTCTTGTTGATAATTCTCGAAGTGATGAAGCTCAGATAAAAGAACTTAATGCTTTATTAGGACGTAATGAAGAAGGACCTCCTGTTATTACTCCAGATGAGATTAAAAAGGAACCAAAACACTCTTCTACTTCAGAGTATAATATTCAGCCtatagaagaaataaatgaaagtgTAATTCCTGATGGTGATAAACTTTTaagattttgtaatatatgtcctgcaagatttttatttcaaaaagagtTAGATATACATTTAAGGTTCCACAGTCTTAATTTGTCACATAGATGTGAATCATGTTCATATACAGCAAGGCAAAGGCCACATCTTTTGGCACATTATAAAGTACACACTGATGAATACCAGGATCGTACTAATACTTTATGTAGAATGTATGAGATATGTCCTGAACATCCAAAACCAAAGATTGCTGTTATTGTTGATGGCCCAGGAGAAGTTGGTCCTGCTTGGGTTGTTGTACCACCTCCAGAGTATCCAAGAACTCCAGAAGAATTAGATGAAATGCCAACTTCATCCAACACTGATGGTGAATCTCCAATTGTTACCCAACATGGGAATAGATTAGTTCATAAGCAGTTTTCATGTAATAAGTGCcctgcacaattttttaaaagtgttgcATTACAGTATCATCTTACTTTGCATGGTGGAAATGGGCGCCACAAGTGCCGTAGTTGTGATTATGCTGTTAAAACATATGGAAATCTGATAAAACATGAAGCTGTGCATGAACAGTTAGAACCTCGTGTAAAGCCTAAACCAAAGACTAAAAAGAATGAAATCGCAGTTCCTACATCAGGTACAGAATTATTTCGTCAAAAAACTGAAGCGGCACAAAAAGTTGCTGCAACTACACCAACTCCTCCTCCTCCACCGCCTCCACTCCATATTGATCCTGAATTTGGATTGTTGATGCACGGGAGCCCTGAATTTATATAtcctacatatttaaaaaatggtcgTCTGAAAGAAAAACGTTACAAATGTCATAAATGCCCCTCTGCATTTGAAAAACGAGAACAGTATAAAGTACATCTTTCACTTCATGGTTCAAAACAAAGATATAATTGTGAGCGTTGtgattattctgtaaaatattatgcCAATTATATTCAACACAAGCGTAAGCATCAAACTAATGATGACAGTAAAGCCGAAAGAAAACTGTCAACAGACAAAAGTAGCGATGAACACGGAAGTGAAGATGTGAGTGAAAGTGCAGATGCTATGTCAGAAGATTTACAGATACTACCTGCAATTATTACTAGTCAGCGCTCTGCCAAATCATTACAAATGTCAATGGCTGACCAACAGACTTTAATGCTTCTTCAACAAAGAGTTGTAAGTAATTCAGTTTCGGCTCCTGAAGTTATAAACAGATGTCCATATTGTCCTTACAGTAATCAAAGACGTGATGGTGTAGGTAGCCATGTTAAATGCCATTCAAATGGTAAAACTGGAGCATTTACTTGTAGACATTGTAATTATACTGTACCTCAGCAACATTTCTTAAGAGAgcacaataaattacattttgcaCCAGTAAAAGGTATGAGACCAGAAGCATATATGAAATGTGATCGCCTTGAACTTTGGTCTGAACCAGTTAATCCTGATACATCGATATGTGAAAAcaacaacagcaataataataataataacaataacagtaacaaaatcctaatttttaaaGACAAAGGAAATCACTTTAAAACTGACAGATTCTTACCTCAGCTACCATCAGATTTGATAGCAAATGATGTTGAAGTTGtggataaaatgtatattaatttaaaaactggtgAAATTGAAAGTGATCCTGAAGTAATTGAGGATGTTAAAGAGGATAACAAGgagaatttagaaataaattccaAGAATGAAACAGAAACTTTAGTTAACCACAGTGAACAAGATGAAAacgatgaaaatgaaaaaacagcAGACAATAATTCTGTTACTAGTTTAGAATCAAATGAAAAATCTAGTAATGAAGATCATAATGATGATGAGGAGGAAGATGATGTAAATGatttaaagtatgaaaatgtggataaaaaaagagatgatgttgaagaagaagaagaggaggaaGAGACAGAAGTAGTAGGtggtgaagaagaagaagaggaagaggaTGAAGATAATGAACAAGATGATGATGAGAACATTATTTCAAACCTATTAGACATAAATGATTCTATCAATATAAACAACAATGAAGTGAAAGAGGAGGAACAAATGGAAACTGATGATAATTTAAATGTGGAACAGATGAAAGATAATAGTCAAATGCCTTCTTGTGATAGTGAGTGTTCTACCTCGTATTCATCAGCAACTAGTGGTGGTGATTCAGAAGAAGATACAAATGCTTCATCATATTCTGCTACTGAAGACTGAATGTTAccttaaaattagtaaaaaaaattcattattaatgtttaagtttataataattattgttaccttatatttttaataccacatttaaataattattttatttactttatatttatgtgttacgttatatataattacttacacttttttattactttaatgtaataataagattagcaaaaagtattattgttaattgttgaaaatattataaatcatgttctaaaaaaaaagattaaaaaagatatatttacttTCTGTAGTTCTCATCTTGTGGAATATATTGTTcctattatcttttttattattattagttgtattaatttatataacttttttgtattaaatgaattttaaaaccaatattttttcatagaaataaaaaagtttgttttattaggTATAAAATATTAGTGGGGAAAATATTTAcgttgatatatttaatttttcttttgttataataaagtactctttttggtgtttttttttcttttaataaaatgagtggattgttttattcttttataaatgttcataatgtttaaggtttattaaatatatatagatttatttaaccTGATCTTATGGGTTTTATTCCTCGATCTTTGTAGATTGATTATTTGACTTACCTTTAAGGAtgagttcattttttaattaaaccaccATCATCAACCTTGgtttaaaatagttgtttaaataCAGTCTACCTtagttcttgtaaaaaaaataaatctttatgatgAACTGCTTCTTGATAATgttattgtgtaaaaaattagttttactggttacaaataaaaaaactatatatatatatatatatatatagtaaatataacatttgttaataaagtttgaatttttattgtaactattcctagttgatttttttttacatttgttgaatttatattaatcaataagTACTTATTGTTgctccaaaaaaaaacttatatttaaaacattatgtaacttataattttactttttagtgttaacaaaatttaatcatttgctACATTCTCTGAAATATACCTGTTGTTTTTTATAcacttcaattttaatattttagtaaaacttgAACTTAATCTTATCAAGAatcttctgaaataaaaattacttctcttCATTATgttcttaaaaacattatttgtgaaaacaaattttgtaaaaaaatctgttttaaaaatctaaagtGGTGTTTGACCTTGCTAAATGTCTTTCACTCCACTCTGTCCTTCCTTTATTACCAACCAAAGTAGATATTTTCATATTTGGTCATTCCACAATAGTTTTCAATAACCATAAGGTcttaaagctttttatttaagTAAGCATCCTTATACTTTGCTTCTTTTATCAGTGAACATTTGGTTCATCCCAGCTTAAGCTCTCCCCATCTTAATATCCcacttaaaatatgtttatatcaaATGTTCAGTGGTAAATCTATCAGTTCCCTATTTATTCAAAATACCTAAACTTCTTTCACTctgtattattaaattcaattaatttttactcttctTAAAAATGTTCACagggttataaataaatatgtaggaCTTCTATCATGTAAATATGTGATTTCCTTTTGTACTTAActtttatatttctgattttatcataactattaaaaaaaattaatacatgtatgaatcacatttaattttacacgtggtataaaattttatggaactgaaatttatttttattttgttaactccacttaaataaataaaatgaagaaaaaactatcttaaaacaaagtaattaccTTCTGTGATCTATGAAAATTGGATTATTTCATACAGCTTCTTTTGTTCTAACCTTGCTCTATATGCAAATCTCCCAGAAACTATCAAATTGCACTGCACCCATTAAGGTTTAAAGTTtctcactctatatatatatatatatatatatatataatttataattttttttgtaatgaatttactCACCAATATTTTTGGACAAaagtaatatgaagaaaaaaattatatactgaaaaattttaaataatgaaaataaaataatactaaaaaaattacaactatttttcaGATAGATAATTATTTCAGacttataattgaatttaaaacagtaagtaataattgccatattagatttttttaagagtataaaGTCTGACAGGTACTTACTTTGTAAACAAAAGGGGGAGTTTCAGGAAGGTGAGGAGGAAAAGGATGGGGATCTGTCACTACAAAATAAGACTTTCAAAATGGCTAGTCATAGAATATGTTgtttagaaacaataataaacCAACAAAAACGTACATACTAGAGGTTAGTCATTGAATGTTATTAAACATCCACAGACACTTAAACATCAACAGAAATTGTGAACATTAATGTGCATTGCATAAAATGTGGTAATGATCAGGacaactataaattaataataagaaaaattttaaactgattaatatACTTATTCTGTATTCTAAGAGTATAGaacttaaaacataacaaaatttcaCAATGAATCTGTGATTTATATAAACAGATATATTTGGAGtgaaaaactaagaaaatatgTCCACTGTTTAGAAGGTGTTCATAATTAGAAAgtatgaaaacatatttatacacatgtacatgtgtataaatatatgtgtacAATATTGTATGTCAAAATCAATGAAAAGTTGATTTTGTAGTAGCGCAaaataatcctgttttttataaaagaaaattgtaaatgattatatggtttgatttttgttttttttttttattgacggGATTCTGGGCAAGTTGATAAACTGTGTTCCTTCGAAGTTACACAACAGCTGAAATGTTTCTCACCATCCTGGAAATTTGAGAGTATtgtaaaataaggataaaatatacATAGCTAAAAGTACGATTAATAAATTGGTTTCCATGAACCACTAAAATTAAAGAACCCTAGCTGAAGGTGAAGCCATTGGCATTTTTTAGCGATTGATAACTTGGTAATTGGTGTCACAAAAACAATAtagtatttcagtttaaaatatcatTGTACTTTAATGGTATCTGGTAACATTCTGCATATAAAAAACATGTTGATTACTTCTACACAAGAAATGCAACAATGGTTGCGATATGAATTAtgcttaaattatgttttgtaacaatataataattgtacACAGCTATATTGAAGTAATACTTCAGAATTGAGAGAAATTCTCATTTTTCATATTAGAATGAAATTGGTTCAGCTTCTCTCTTCCAATTAATACTAGTTTTTGAAATGCTGTTTTATTCTGGGttgttataagtaataaatacatcTGAAATTTGTTTCCCATTCCTTTTTTCAACCTAACAACATTTGTTGCTTCTGCAAAAGTCTGGGATAATCTAGTATGCGAGTCTATGATATCTAATGCAGCTTTGTTTCTTTATGATAAGTAGTATATATCAGTCCTTGTTTAAGTGACAGAATCATGTAATTATACTACAAATTAGGTGCACTGACTATGATATTTTGTTAGTACCTATCTACAAGTAGTGACCTGAATACAGAACTGAAGCATAACcagttattgttaaaatttagtgTATACTTCAACTGTGTACTTTCCATacagaaagataaatatttaatctttgatGCTCCTGTGTATTTCTATCAGCGACActgtctacaaaataaatattttatctctctctctctcaaattttcatttgattacaaggcaaataagttaaaattattctatcCCTTTTTATCACAGTGTTCCCATTCATTCTTGTACTATTTATATAATcctattttaatttgtaaggcATAATTAGacattatttgttataaactttATACTAATGAATcatttatctcaataaattattataattacattataggTATTATAAATATGTGTTATATATTCCTTATTGTATgttcattttgaattttgatgtACTCTTTATATTAAAGTTgcaatttgtaaagaaattttagttttaattaaaaatataatttgagataataTGTTGTATATGATTGTTACTGAtagaattatatttcatatattggcatatcaaaaattatatatgtattaaatttaactaagtttgtaaatacattataattagcaaaagaagagaaaatcaaaataagattcaaattaaattacaaccAAGATAACATATACGtgtgtttgaatattttattggtaactgggtttatttattttataaagtcaaTTTTTATTAGGTGAGTTACTCAACTAAactgaatttgtttttgtttaacataaaatttattatctttactgttgtttatttttattcttattattccaCCCAAAGATTTTTTGAATGTACTTTTTCTCTTGGAATAGAAGCAGTCTACTTGCAAATatgtaaaactttcaaaaattacattctgCAAAGATATTCAAATAGAAACACTGAAGATCTTTATAAATAAcgaaactttaataattttgttagaacAGTTTGTGTATTATCATGCACTATGCTCTCCTGCATGCATTCAGGAATATTGTGGTTTTTTAGGGGAATTGCAAATGTTAGGTCATTGTTTGTTAGCTGTctacatacacacattttaatAAACCTCATAAGAAGATATCATACaccataagtttttaattttgatcagtTACTCTGTTTTTGAAGAtaagaattcaatattttaatttgattctcAATCTTCTGAAGCAATCACTCTCTCCAAGCCTATTTCATTGCTGATCCCTTCTTCTCTGGAATGGTTGCTTTGGAGCCAAGTTAACTGTCACCCTGACTCTATGAGTGCTGCCATACGAACACTCTCTGACAGCTAATAGAACAGCTGCTTTCTTAATGGAGCTTAATGTTTGATGGCAATATTGCTTGTAGGTTCATCTGGGGATTCTGCTTAACATCCAGGAACAATGTGTTAAGCCTTATTTTATCTGAAGTGGATAAATGTCATCTGAACCCAGATACTCTTTTTGCCATCTAAATCTAAACGACAAAGTGAACGTACTGACCACAGAAGGTTATTGCATTAGAAAGTGATGCATCTGTAGAACACAGCACAAATGTGTGCATGTGCACCCACATGTTTTTATGTAA harbors:
- the LOC142320558 gene encoding uncharacterized protein LOC142320558 isoform X2 — translated: MMKKPKTFANFNSKELTVKLGEKVINPNDMLQHKNGNVYLKRLKCRVCNYRAAWESEMVRHEMRVHNLGEKKKFPPRPIPNLIPIQNKGIVGGSQPILKIPSLNGGPSEIKPCVKESSPMSEKDLNDICAKSCQNSSLKDFASLIGGAEAFKTKENDVLLAVSSGSSAFPVEKKFDNDSSSSPIHFGKSTDVFKKKNASFFDKLKEKLMTGVNESSNLVCTWCGHESKCLSEANRHQKLHSGKGNGNSNMCNGNSLISGAELSSTRCQHCRQRCKTSADLFVHLQSCTEANKKTSEHCQDKDQPRISSNIKNEDARNKLTSEMSLHDDKMDLPDETKTSLPHPMENKVFVWNNLPDRSNNSNENNATVLISGDSSSANSKITTTPMTNRTPPRSENHVNNINGIESSPGYGTITSKNKSGSQGHNIPTPPKEEKKNVDHSLKKVYKCPHCSFWASTASRFHVHIVGHLNKKPFECSLCAYRSNWRWDITKHIRLKTVRDASHERARVLMTDETGRRNYSKYNKYLTLMRVHEPSAESSGSGRRTKSQQDSSSSPDYIHQEQPSSSPPPPPPPPPPPPSSLPAPPKLTPAPMAIQPGGIQAHSTTNMQMHPPPPLAHLRPIYPKPPPLQPSLDVKRSHEINPSEEPVKKKPNLDNKKTMWKCKKCFFRDSDRSVVLAHVKDHYRNQNGGLSKNDDRVNTEELNSNARENADIKLQQNGSVYHNDYENHMPEESNSSINEHLKCPTCPYVGQSENDLAEHIYQYHGGETSDDLFRCFFCPFYVSDKQKLIEHMNLHGFQETEGYNSKDGRISSKKNYAENVDASPTKRYKCSGCPYVSNSKSQFLYHKQFHRPRSAPFKCTMCSYNVTRRHLLHQHLRVHGIHVPTQKIKESGFEEMDENMDTPVEISPLNTSNLPEIPLVWVSKLGNLTKMFKCRYCPHVNIRKSNIQEHEKMHGQRTKPGADGDSSPSHQQQHHCPDCNYVCNNAGVLSSHAKVHQGLFGQVCSLVDNSRSDEAQIKELNALLGRNEEGPPVITPDEIKKEPKHSSTSEYNIQPIEEINESVIPDGDKLLRFCNICPARFLFQKELDIHLRFHSLNLSHRCESCSYTARQRPHLLAHYKVHTDEYQDRTNTLCRMYEICPEHPKPKIAVIVDGPGEVGPAWVVVPPPEYPRTPEELDEMPTSSNTDGESPIVTQHGNRLVHKQFSCNKCPAQFFKSVALQYHLTLHGGNGRHKCRSCDYAVKTYGNLIKHEAVHEQLEPRVKPKPKTKKNEIAVPTSGTELFRQKTEAAQKVAATTPTPPPPPPPLHIDPEFGLLMHGSPEFIYPTYLKNGRLKEKRYKCHKCPSAFEKREQYKVHLSLHGSKQRYNCERCDYSVKYYANYIQHKRKHQTNDDSKAERKLSTDKSSDEHGSEDVSESADAMSEDLQILPAIITSQRSAKSLQMSMADQQTLMLLQQRVVSNSVSAPEVINRCPYCPYSNQRRDGVGSHVKCHSNGKTGAFTCRHCNYTVPQQHFLREHNKLHFAPVKGMRPEAYMKCDRLELWSEPVNPDTSICENNNSNNNNNNNNSNKILIFKDKGNHFKTDRFLPQLPSDLIANDVEVVDKMYINLKTGEIESDPEVIEDVKEDNKENLEINSKNETETLVNHSEQDENDENEKTADNNSVTSLESNEKSSNEDHNDDEEEDDVNDLKYENVDKKRDDVEEEEEEEETEVVGGEEEEEEEDEDNEQDDDENIISNLLDINDSININNNEVKEEEQMETDDNLNVEQMKDNSQMPSCDSECSTSYSSATSGGDSEEDTNASSYSATED